The proteins below come from a single Drosophila teissieri strain GT53w chromosome 3L, Prin_Dtei_1.1, whole genome shotgun sequence genomic window:
- the LOC122616610 gene encoding uncharacterized protein LOC122616610 translates to MKGPCLTSSTHQLFGNYAEYISIITRGIIEVNKMKATLLTVVALTAVAALVGAADPECLYRRTRNLSMHWPKPLNCSSYYRCTAKNSVRTVTCSPGKEYNPKNGKCTIAGRSLCKLSLIAPLAESTNVCSTEVNGAYIANSGACGEFYICDEQSAYPQKCDLGSYFNETLAACVPDTNNTCWQNLCINKTSGTFLANEENCGSYYACSDGEATLTTCPQGSYFNTSVDACTVDEGNSQCWVNYCIGQDDGSAVADKSNCTVFYVCSNNTATAQECPEGSYFEDTNWGCVPGTCTTEAPCDDSTTTTTEPCDEVTTEPPASCDCGDIKNADFIPDEENCRKYFICIDGVLEAGDCGKGNFFNATLSVCEVDVDNTCCVADCTDGDAKVDPQDCTKYYKCQSGDWTSVSCNSGSYFNASLNCCQVDVNNVCINASDTTTPSPTTSTALAATTTKCNARDPPASGKNCWTYQVCLNGQWEHGTCPNDTYFDASVGVCREDTDNVCSENRSSGSRQKRSVDDCEGGIQQGTIVGHSTDCDKYLICENGQLVEGVCGYGNVFQSSSGVCVPDTKATCWVCSNKPNGYQMPDATDCTSYLTCWDGLATKHTCGSGEWYNADGECAIDVNARCINPCTCGNGNVAHPICTKYFQCTDGVPKVVQCVSGEAFDSATGQCSTTVECSAKNCATASDGTTYAVAGETGQFYVCLDHEASIESCPVNTGYDATLGLCYTQASSDCDQSVCTSTNEYLTYPSKNDDSSTFCLCENGGGYIKSCPTGLFYDATSQSCTFSGNCDPQVCNDQSEYFISPDYEDPNSFCLCRAGEPIAVPCPIGYTFDSEELECVLIPLPDPRCHDCCVGKTDFSTFPALDGTDGFCICVDEIPKYSSCPDNSQYNSELGACLSTEEETTCPVNACDVGVCEDIADYNTFPVSNEPSAFCYCVNSCPVYETCSDDEVYNVNLKMCREEEDPSVAGLCDAEKCDSTPEYTPYLPNEGKDGFCYCDDSGFPVYQPCDENEEFDPLLGICKTIVDACVTALCDSDQCAILGNYVPFPTNNANEDTAEFCLCENGEVVLVQCSAEMVYDAEQGRCAVRAASECVCEPGKCDSSDDYNSYPALNTNDGFCLCVSGTPVFKDCSEGQTYNSLYGACFDSAKINALGLCDSRQCHSRALVTATFAAVNTTSGYCSCQAVGVSTFISCADEHVYEQSAGACVVEACEYTSCWDRAAFEAFEAKNTTEGFCSCDGVPNFHHCQTGHVFDKTQGICLLKDAMAMISCNLKECLRRSQYEPFAAENTKSGFCSCDDPQRVSVTYHPCGEGETFAPELGMCASHSIQKRSVESEENICNLDEKRSVPANCSQYEVCIDGHWRRRTCSDQRYYNPEQQRCLEPRDDLVCAYARVSNVPTCSTISESLTIPAKSGNCLQYFRCSGGKWRLRNCPKQHYYSSLIGSCLPFPRGHEQDRNQTICSWVMSKSAGNTSEDCQHLAVRPSLAGGCQSYLMCLDNSWWLHQCPLGMYFSREHNYCLPNDAGQCILPAERSGSCSNGESRSVVGSCHSYELCSDGQWMRRRCQEREQFEPMLGCVPSDGSCQDNGMRRICREGELQAQIGNNCSQRFLYCEAESWHLGSCLRGHSFARNGNKCQLQSQCHLQIRDLTAENQCLGQMDGLSVLDPTDCTRFYLCLQQVPTILQSCSSGSFFDSTQGYCRPNDGSCQLAICAGLEDGKLVAHPEDCRSYYSCSSQNGTSLVQCDEGQYFHSLLSICRADHGQCRNVSNQDETETAPKLCSGLHGVKLPHERYCNLYYACVKGLAFPVECPVEHQFNPVLSTCEPESLAVQPCPNGQLDGNVSYVYGCGDLQDGTFLANRTDCTRYFICAGGVATAQRCAAGTFFDSEQLLCLTDDGSCPLVESVPDDDDNPNNQHVPPDPVVCEGKHGYLMPDPANCNNFYLCVSGKLRHELCYTDNFFNATLQQCQPYEITSDGNNQTESPLQSRQIELGGQEKAVTNGICKDAPTSFAGICGVIGNGASVAEQGDCRRYTSCEDDEPVSQRCRNGESFDSLLGICRQSDGTCLLENGERVGVCNGKHGQLARDADHCRGYFTCVHGQQIDGECAQGEFFNRLTNSCEVDVLQQCRSDTDDVIIADNLG, encoded by the exons CGCAGGACGAAGTCTCTGCAAGCTGAGTCTTATAGCTCCACTTGCTGAG TCCACCAATGTGTGCTCCACCGAGGTGAACGGAGCCTACATAGCCAATAGTGGTGCTTGTGGCGAGTTCTACATCTGCGACGAGCAGTCTGCCTATCCACAGAAGTGCGATTTGGGTAGCTATTTCAATGAAACCCTGGCTGCCTGCGTACCGGATACGAACAACACGTGCTGGCAGAACCTGTGCATTAATAAGACCAGTGGAACCTTTTTGGCGAATGAGGAGAACTGCGGTAGCTACTATGCGTGCTCCGATGGAGAGGCCACTCTTACGACTTGTCCCCAGGGCAGTTACTTCAACACCTCAGTTGACGCCTGCACTGTCGATGAAGGAAACTCCCAATGCTGGGTTAACTACTGCATTGGACAGGATGATGGGTCCGCTGTGGCCGATAAGTCCAACTGCACCGTGTTCTATGTGTGCTCCAATAATACGGCTACTGCTCAGGAATGTCCCGAAGGAAGCTACTTTGAGGACACTAACTGGGGTTGTGTTCCCGGCACTTGCACGACAGAGGCGCCATGCGATGActccacaaccaccaccactgaACCTTGTGATGAGGTGACCACTGAACCTCCGGCATCCTGCGATTGCGGTGACATAAAGAACGCCGACTTCATTCCCGATGAAGAGAACTGTCGCAAGTACTTCATCTGCATTGACGGTGTCCTGGAGGCTGGGGACTGCGGCAAGGGTAACTTTTTCAATGCCACCCTCAGTGTTTGTGAGGTTGATGTAGACAACACTTGCTGCGTGGCGGATTGCACGGATGGAGATGCCAAAGTGGATCCCCAGGACTGCACCAAGTACTACAAGTGCCAAAGTGGCGACTGGACTTCCGTTTCCTGTAACAGTGGCAGTTATTTCAATGCCTCTCTGAACTGCTGCCAAGTGGATGTGAATAATGTGTGCATTAATGCATCAGACACCACAACACCGAGTCCCACAACCTCAACAGCGCTTGCTGCAACCACAACCAAGTGCAATGCCCGAGATCCTCCAGCCAGTGGAAAGAACTGCTGGACCTACCAGGTCTGCCTCAATGGCCAGTGGGAGCATGGCACTTGCCCCAATGACACCTACTTCGACGCCTCCGTTGGCGTTTGCCGCGAGGACACCGACAATGTCTGCTCGGAGAACAGATCGAGCGGATCGCGCCAGAAGCGAAGTGTGGACGACTGCGAGGGAGGCATCCAGCAGGGAACCATTGTGGGCCACTCGACCGACTGCGATAAGTACCTGATCTGCGAGAACGGACAGTTGGTGGAGGGTGTGTGCGGCTATGGCAATGTCTTTCAGAGTTCCAGCGGCGTCTGTGTTCCGGACACCAAGGCCACCTGCTGGGTGTGCTCCAACAAACCGAATGGCTACCAGATGCCAGATGCGACCGACTGCACCAGCTATTTGACCTGCTGGGATGGCCTGGCAACGAAGCACACCTGCGGATCCGGCGAGTGGTACAATGCCGATGGTGAGTGCGCCATCGATGTGAATGCCAGGTGCATCAACCCATGCACctgcggcaacggcaacgTCGCCCACCCCATCTGCACCAAGTACTTCCAGTGCACGGACGGAGTGCCCAAAGTGGTGCAGTGCGTCTCTGGAGAGGCCTTTGATTCAGCCACTGGTCAGTGCTCCACTACCGTGGAGTGCTCTGCCAAAAACTGCGCCACCGCCAGTGATGGCACCACCTACGCTGTTGCCGGAGAAACTGGCCAATTTTACGTCTGCCTAGACCACGAGGCTAGTATTGAATCCTGCCCAGTCAACACAGGATACGACGCCACCCTGGGCTTATGCTACACCCAAGCCAGC AGCGATTGCGATCAGTCCGTTTGCACCAGTACCAATGAGTACTTGACGTATCCTTCTAAGAACGACGACTCCTCGACCTTCTGCCTGTGCGAGAATGGTGGTGGTTATATTAAATCCTGTCCAACCGGATTGTTCTACGACGCGACCTCACAAAGCTGCACTTTC TCCGGAAACTGCGATCCTCAGGTCTGCAACGACCAGTCGGAGTACTTCATCTCTCCGGACTACGAGGACCCGAACAGTTTCTGCCTGTGCCGCGCTGGAGAGCCCATAGCAGTTCCCTGTCCCATTGGCTACACTTTCGATAGCGAGGAGCTGGAGTGTGTCCTCATTCCACTGCCAGAT CCACGTTGCCACGATTGCTGCGTAGGAAAGACGGACTTCTCAACATTCCCTGCCTTGGATGGTACCGATGGCTTCTGCATCTGCGTGGACGAAATTCCCAAGTACAGCAGCTGTCCGGACAACTCGCAATACAATTCCGAGCTAGGTGCCTGCCTCAGCACTGAG GAGGAAACCACATGCCCAGTGAATGCTTGCGATGTCGGCGTTTGCGAGGACATTGCGGATTACAACACCTTCCCTGTTTCAAATGAGCCCTCCGCGTTTTGCTACTGCGTCAACTCCTGCCCCGTGTATGAAACCTGTTCCGACGATGAGGTCTATAACGTTAATCTGAAGATGTGCAGGGAAGAAGAG GATCCTTCTGTTGCCGGCTTGTGTGATGCTGAAAAATGTGACAGCACTCCGGAGTATACACCATATCTGCCCAACGAAGGAAAGGACGGCTTCTGCTATTGTGATGATAGCGGCTTTCCCGTTTATCAGCCATGCGACGAAAACGAGGAATTTGATCCCCTCCTGGGAATCTGCAAAACGATTGTT GATGCCTGTGTGACCGCCCTGTGCGATTCTGACCAATGCGCCATCTTGGGCAACTACGTGCCCTTCCCTACGAACAACGCCAACGAGGATACCGCTGAGTTCTGCTTATGCGAGAATGGGGAGGTGGTCCTGGTACAGTGCAGCGCCGAGATGGTGTACGATGCGGAGCAGGGACGATGCGCAGTTCGGGCT GCATCCGAGTGCGTTTGCGAGCCCGGTAAATGCGACAGCTCCGATGACTACAACTCATATCCGGCTCTGAATACGAATGATGGCTTCTGCCTGTGCGTGAGCGGAACTCCTGTGTTCAAGGACTGCTCAGAGGGCCAAACCTATAACAGTCTCTATGGTGCCTGCTTTGATAGCGCCAAGATCAATGCCCTCGGCCTTTGCGATAGCAGACAATGCCACAGTCGCGCCCTTGTGACTGCCACTTTTGCGGCAGTCAACACGACCAGTGGATACTGCAGTTGCCAGGCTGTGGGCGTGTCCACCTTCATCAGTTGTGCGGATGAACATGTCTACGAGCAGAGTGCGGGAGCTTGTGTGGTCGAGGCCTGCGAGTACACCAGCTGCTGGGACAGAGCTGCCTTCGAAGCCTTCGAGGCGAAGAACACCACCGAAGGATTCTGCTCCTGCGACGGTGTGCCCAATTTCCATCACTGCCAGACGGGACACGTCTTCGACAAGACCCAGGGCATATGTCTGCTGAAGGACGCCATGGCCATGATCTCTTGCAACCTGAAGGAGTGCCTGAGGCGAAGCCAATACGAGCCTTTCGCCGCCGAAAACACCAAGTCCGGATTCTGCTCCTGTGACGATCCGCAGCGCGTTAGTGTCACCTATCATCCGTGCGGCGAGGGCGAGACTTTTGCTCCGGAACTCGGCATGTGCGCCAGCCACAGCATCCAGAAGCGTTCCGTGGAGTCGGAGGAAAAC ATATGTAACTTGGATGAAAAGCGGTCGGTACCAGCGAACTGCTCGCAGTACGAGGTGTGCATCGATGGTCATTGGCGCCGACGCACTTGCTCCGACCAGCGATACTACAATCCGGAGCAGCAGAGATGCCTGGAGCCGCGAGATGACTTGGTCTGCGCCTACGCAAGGGTATCGAACGTTCCCACCTGCAGCACCATCAGCGAATCCCTGACGATTCCGGCCAAAAGTGGCAATTGCCTGCAGTACTTCCGCTGCTCCGGCGGCAAATGGCGACTCCGCAACTGTCCGAAACAGCACTACTACTCCTCATTGATCGGATCCTGTCTGCCATTCCCGCGGGGTCATGAGCAGGACAGGAATCAGACAATTTGCAGTTGGGTGATGAGCAAGTCAGCTGGTAATACCTCCGAAGACTGCCAGCACCTGGCTGTGCGTCCTTCTCTGGCGGGCGGCTGTCAGAGTTACCTGATGTGCCTGGACAACTCCTGGTGGCTGCACCAGTGTCCCTTGGGCATGTACTTCAGTCGGGAGCACAACTATTGCCTGCCCAATGATGCGGGCCAGTGTATCCTGCCGGCGGAGCGGAGTGGAAGCTGCTCCAACGGAGAGAGCAGATCCGTGGTGGGCAGTTGCCACAGCTACGAACTGTGTTCGGATGGCCAGTGGATGCGGAGGCGCTGCCAGGAAAGGGAACAGTTTGAACCCATGCTGGGCTGTGTGCCCAGCGATGGCAGCTGTCAAGACAATGGGATGCGGCGCATCTGCCGGGAGGGGGAACTCCAGGCTCAAATCGGTAACAACTGCTCTCAGAGATTCCTATACTGTGAGGCGGAGTCATGGCATCTGGGCAGCTGTCTGAGGGGGCACAGTTTCGCTAGGAATGGCAACAAGTGTCAGTTACAGTCACAGTGCCATCTCCAGATAAGGGATCTCACTGCGGAAAACCAGTGTCTGGGTCAAATGGATGGGCTCAGTGTGCTCGATCCCACAGATTGCACTCGATTTTACCTGTGCCTGCAGCAAGTGCCCACGATCCTGCAGAGCTGCTCCTCTGGCAGCTTCTTTGACTCCACCCAGGGATACTGCCGACCGAATGATGGCTcctgccagctggcgatttgTGCCGGACTAGAAGATGGCAAGCTGGTGGCTCATCCGGAGGATTGCCGCTCCTACTACAGCTGCTCCAGCCAGAATGGTACTAGTCTGGTGCAATGCGATGAGGGTCAGTACTTCCACAGTTTGCTCTCGATTTGCCGCGCTGATCATGGCCAGTGTCGAAACGTTTCCAATCAGGATGAAACGGAAACTGCACCCAAGTTGTGCTCCGGCCTCCATGGAGTTAAACTCCCTCACGAGCGGTACTGCAATTTGTACTACGCCTGTGTCAAGGGACTAGCCTTTCCCGTGGAGTGCCCAGTAGAGCATCAGTTTAATCCGGTGCTATCCACGTGCGAACCGGAATCATTGGCCGTACAGCCGTGTCCCAACGGTCAGCTGGATGGAAACGTGAGCTACGTTTATGGCTGTGGAGATCTGCAGGACGGCACCTTCCTGGCCAATCGGACAGACTGTACCCGGTACTTTATCTGTGCCGGTGGAGTGGCCACTGCTCAGCGATGTGCTGCAGGCACCTTTTTCGACTCGGAGCAACTACTCTGTCTTACGGATGACGGCTCCTGTCCGCTGGTTGAATCAGTACCCGACGATGATGACAATCCCAATAACCAGCACGTGCCTCCAGATCCGGTGGTTTGCGAAGGCAAACATGGTTATTTAATGCCCGATCCGGCCAACTGTAATAACTTTTATCTCTGCGTTTCCGGAAAACTCAGGCATGAGCTTTGCTATACGGATAACTTCTTCAATGCCACGTTGCAGCAGTGTCAGCCCTATGAGATCACCTCTGATGGGAATAACCAGACAGAAAGTCCCTTACAATCCCGACAGATCGAACTTGGTGGTCAGGAGAAGGCAGTTACGAATGGAATCTGCAAGGATGCACCCACCTCTTTCGCCGGAATATGTGGAGTAATCGGAAATGGTGCTTCCGTGGCGGAGCAGGGCGATTGCCGTAGATATACCAGCTGCGAGGACGATGAGCCCGTCTCCCAGCGATGTCGCAATGGCGAGAGCTTCGACAGCCTTCTGGGAATCTGTCGACAAAGCGATGGCACCTGCCTCCTGGAGAACGGCGAGAGAGTGGGAGTCTGCAACGGAAAGCACGGACAACTGGCACGGGATGCGGACCACTGCCGGGGCTACTTCACCTGTGTCCATGGCCAGCAGATCGACGGCGAGTGCGCCCAGGGAGAGTTCTTCAACCGGTTGACCAACAGCTGCGAAGTGGATGTCCTGCAACAGTGTAGAAGTGATACAGACGACGTGATCATCGCCGACAATCTGGGTTAA
- the LOC122617785 gene encoding anoctamin-5 gives MSSQEGRSGERSHIFQIRIDSVEDESTAPITEANSREDLIGSAAREGDRFSEQSVFQFPRFLSVPTLRSPRQSPDPTTTRQVMSSPAKSERMSRRSQTKPRPRRLSQDSGIVAGRLMGYGEGALIDSDLQPRQSESDPIDNVYSCQGSDNVPVEDPSKPATPIPPKSKLSASRARAGSAVYTEKWLNSSVMRTSNGNPLFPKSNSIAMPLPTHLEAESAEPSPTQAFGPKIVGNNEEDIPGTAMRRNLGLNLSPTLGSADRVNQSYEVMESSHSNVLPDQFGYRQLIPTERKASDTASSVSGSYYGSRKASKSNSLGGESGDERRVSKQDREGLDPESLMFRDGRRKVDMVLAWEEEDLGVMTEAEAKRRDNRRSFMDNLMKEGLEVELEDKSQSFNEKTFFLKIHLPWRLETRLAEVMNLKLPVKRFITISVKPSWDEENVVLRNVQYWKDVWQRLTKKIQLDQTLLEGETTFKAATANGNPEEQFIVKDRATAFTSAQRSLMVMQVLIRTPFDESDRSGIRRLMNDGTYLGCFPLHEGRYDRPHSSGISLDRRVLYQTWAHPSQWYKKQPLCLVRKYFGDKIALYFCWLGFYTEMLVYPAVVGTLCFIYGLATLESEDNTPSKEICNEYGTGNITLCPLCDKACSYQRLSESCLFSRLTYLFDNPSTVFFAIFMSFWATTFLELWKRKQSVLVWEWDLHNVDMDEENRPEFETNATTFRMNPVTREKEPYMSTWNRSIRFVITGSAVLFMISVVLSAVLGTILYRITLVSVIYGGGGFFVKEHAKLFTSVTAALINLVVIMILTRIYHRMAIKLTNLENPRTHTEYEDSYTFKIFFFEFMNFYSSLIYIAFFKGRFFDYPGDDQARKSEFFRLKNDICDPAGCLSELCIQLAIIMVGKQCWNNFMEYLFPKFWNWWRQRKHKQATKDESHLHMAWEQDYHMQDPGRLALFDEYLEMILQYGFVTLFVAAFPLAPLFALLNNVAEIRLDAYKMVTQARRPLAERVEDIGAWYGILRIITYTAVVSNAFVIAYTSDFIPRMVYKFVYSETHTLAGYIEHSLSIFNTSDYKEEWGASVSEKDPDTCQYRGYRNGPKDYEPYGLSPHYWHVFAARLAFVVVFEHVVFVITGIMQFIIPDVPSEVKTQMQREQLLAKEAKYQHGIKRAQGDSQDIMSLFRDTSNRASIAGSTVTARGSWARRFSRLSDGLDAHVEVAARPRRSVESTVWEVS, from the exons ATGAGCAGTCAAGAAGGAAGGTCCGGCGAGAGGTCACACATCTTTCAGATCCGCATCGACAGCGTCGAGGATGAGAGCACCGCCCCCATAACGGAGGCCAACTCACGGGAGGATCTCATTGGTAGTGCAGCCCGGGAGGGCGACAGGTTCAGCGAGCAGTCTGTCTTTCAGTTTCCCA GATTCCTTTCGGTGCCAACGCTGCGAAGCCCACGACAATCCCCAGatcccaccaccaccaggcAGGTGATGTCCAGTCCCGCCAAGAGCGAGCGCATGAGCCGCCGAAGTCAGACGAAGCCGCGACCACGGAGACTTAGCCAGGATAGTGGCATTGTGGCAGGAAGATTAATGGGATACGGG GAGGGGGCTTTAATTGACTCCGATCTGCAGCCCAGGCAAAGCGAATCGGATCCGATAGATAACGTTTATAGCTGCCAGGGGAGCGATAATGTTCCGGTGGAAGACCCAAGCAAACCCGCCACTCCGATTCCGCCCAAATCCAAGCTAAGTGCCAGTCGGGCACGGGCCGGATCCGCTGTCTACACGGAAAAGTGGCTGAACTCCTCGGTGATGCGGACCAGCAATGGCAATCCCCTGTTCCCCAAATCCAACTCGATAGCCATGCCACTGCCCACGCATCTGGAAGCGGAGTCCGCGGAACCGAGTCCCACGCAGGCCTTTGGGCCCAAGATAGTTGGCAATAATGAGGAGGATATACCTGGCACCGCCATGCGGAGGAACCTGGGTCTAAACTTGAGTCCCACGCTGGGTTCCGCCGACCGAGTGAATCAGTCCTATGAGGTAATGGAGTCCTCGCACTCCAACGTTTTACCCGACCAATTCGGCTATCGCCAACTTATACCCACGGAAAGAAAGGCCTCGGACACAGCGAGTTCCGTAAGTGGAAGCTACTACGGCAGTCGAAAggccagcaaaagcaacagtcTGGGCGGCGAGTCCGGCGACGAGAGAAGAGTCAGCAAACAGGACCGGGAGGGATTGGATCCGGAGTCACTGATGTTCCGAGATGGCAGGCGGAAAGTGGACATGGTGCTGGCctgggaggaggaggacctGGGCGTCATGACTGAGGCGGAGGCCAAGCGTCGCGATAACCGACGCTCCTTCATGGACAACCTCATGAAGGAGGGACTCGAGGTCGAGCTGGAGGACAAGTCGCAGTCCTTCAACGAGAAGACCTTCTTTTTGAAGATCCATCTGCCCTGGCGGCTGGAAACACGATTGGCTGAGGTCATGAATCTAAAGCTGCCCGTGAAAAGATTCATCACCATATCCGTGAAGCCATCTTGG GATGAGGAGAATGTTGTACTTAGGAATGTGCAATATTGGAAGGATGTGTGGCAGCGCTTGACCAAGAAGATTCAGCTGGACCAAACCCTTCTGGAGGGAGAGACCACATTTAAGGCGGCAACAGCCAATGGCAATCCGGAGGAGCA GTTCATTGTCAAGGACCGCGCCACTGCCTTCACCAGTGCCCAACGATCGCTGATGGTGATGCAGGTGCTCATCCGAACACCCTTCGACGAGAGCGACCGCAGCGGCATCCGGCGGCTGATGAACGACGGCACCTACCTGGGCTGCTTCCCGCTGCACGAGGGGCGGTACGATCGACCCCACTCCAGCGGCATCTCGCTGGACCGCCGGGTTCTCTACCAGACGTGGGCCCATCCCTCCCAGTGGTACAAGAAGCAGCCGCTGTGCCTGGTGCGCAAGTACTTCGGCGACAAGATCGCCCTGTACTTTTGCTGGCTGGGCTTCTACACGGAGATGCTCGTCTATCCGGCCGTGGTGGGCACCCTCTGCTTCATCTACGGACTGGCCACTCTGGAGTCGGAGGACAACACGCCCAGCAAGGAGATTTGCAATGAGTATGGCACGGGGAACATTACTTTGTGCCCACTTTGCGACAAGGCATGCAGCTACCAACGACTCTCGGAGTCGTGCCTCTTTTCACGGCTCACCTATCTCTTTGACAATCCCTCGACGGTATTCTTCGCCATCTTTATGTCCTTCTGGG CGACCACATTCCTGGAGCTTTGGAAACGCAAACAGTCGGTTCTAGTCTGGGAGTGGGACTTGCACAACGTCGATATGGACGAGGAGAACCGACCAGAATTCGAGACGAATGCCACCACATTTCGCATGAATCCTGTCACGCGGGAAAAGGAACCCTACATGTCCACCTGGAACAGGTCCATACGATTTGTAATTACCGGTAGTGCAGTACTTTTTATG ATATCTGTGGTCCTCTCTGCCGTGCTGGGCACCATTCTCTATCGCATAACTCTGGTGTCTGTTATTTATGGAGGAGGCGGATTCTTTGTCAAGGAGCACGCCAAACTCTTTACCAGTGTCACGGCTGCCTTAATCAATTTGGTGGTCATTATGATACTAACACGA ATCTACCACCGCATGGCCATCAAGCTGACCAATCTGGAGAATCCGCGCACGCACACGGAATACGAGGACTCCTATACATTCAAGATATTCTTCTTCGAGTTCATGAACTTCTACTCTTCGCTCATCTACATTGCATTCTTTAAGGGGCGGTTCTTCGATTATCCCGGAGATGATCAAGCCCGCAAAAGTGAGTTCTTCCGGCTGAAGAATGATATCTGCGATCCGGCGGGCTGCTTATCCGAGCTGTGCATCCAATTGGCCATCATTATGGTCGGCAAACAGTGCTGGAACAACTTCATGGAGTACCTCTTCCCCAAGTTTTGGAACTGGTGGCGTCAGCGAAAGCATAAACAG GCCACCAAGGATGAATCGCATTTGCATATGGCCTGGGAGCAGGACTATCACATGCAGGACCCAGGACGCCTGGCCCTGTTCGATGAGTACCTGGAAATGA TTCTGCAATACGGCTTTGTCACTCTGTTTGTGGCTGCTTTTCCACTGGCGCCGCTTTTCGCCCTGCTGAACAACGTGGCCGAGATCCGTTTGGATGCCTACAAGATGGTCACTCAGGCCAGACGTCCCTTGGCAGAGCGGGTTGAGGACATTGGAGCTTGGTACGGTATTCTCCGGATCATCACCTACACGGCCGTCGTTTCGAACGCCTTTGTGATTGCCTACACGAGCGATTTTATACCCCGCATGGTGTACAAGTTTGTTTATTCCGAAACCCACACTTTGGCTGGCTACATCGAGCACTCGTTGTCCATCTTCAATACCTCGGACTACAAGGAGGAGTGGGGTGCCTCGGTCAGCGAAAAAGATCCCGACACCTGCCAATATCGGGGCTATAG AAATGGGCCAAAGGATTACGAGCCTTATGGACTGAGTCCCCATTACTGGCATGTCTTTGCTGCCCGCTTGGCTTTTGTGGTGGTTTTTGAG CACGTGGTATTTGTGATAACTGGCATCATGCAGTTCATCATTCCGGACGTTCCATCCGAGGTGAAGACCCAAATGCAGcgggagcagctgctggccaaggagGCCAAGTACCAGCACGGCATCAAGCGGGCTCAGGGCGACAGCCAGGACATTATGAGCCTGTTCCGGGACACCAGCAACCGGGCGTCGATAGCCGGCAGCACGGTGACTGCCCGAGGCAGCTGGGCCCGCCGTTTCAGTCGGCTAAGCGATGGACTGGACGCCCACGTGGAGGTGGCCGCACGTCCACGAAGGTCTGTGGAATCCACGGTTTGGGAGGTTTCCTGA
- the LOC122616911 gene encoding tubulin polyglutamylase complex subunit 2 has translation MMNKKLSPEDAFYENLTLGLIRTLSNVPRVCNVTLERRQPLNACQVVNWEQRHCVYLPEDMKKFYLSSDGFILNWSYQYAPNDIRRVGHIHFPHLLQVTLLRENIETTSSHSSTSTALPNSNSDVVGATGSSQSLPAPIATGKDKWGNATPIITAKSKIFEINNVNEVAKVCMLYESTSSNNPKFYLLELSTLSWQFLADTFSEYLRMAIAHLGLPYWELCFSTCGLPSWTEQLFLLLAPHLLEEHEPRRGRVLNPACEHPYNIIDPNIFRGKPKSVAKATASSTKQNHNK, from the exons atGATGAACAAAAAGCTATCGCCAGAGGAtgcattttatgaaaatttgaCCCTTGGTCTGATAAGGACCCTGT CCAATGTGCCCAGGGTATGTAATGTGACGTTGGAGCGACGACAACCTCTGAATGCCTGCCAGGTGGTTAATTGGGAGCAGAGGCACTGCGTCTATCTCCCGGAAGATATGAAGAAGTTCTACCTATCGTCGGATGGATTTATCCTGAACTGGAGTTACCAGTATGCTC CTAACGATATAAGGCGCGTGGGGCACATCCACTTCCCGCACTTGCTCCAGGTGACCCTTCTACGGGAAAACATAGAAACAACATCGAGCCACTCCAGCACTTCGACGGCTCTGCCCAATAGCAACTCGGATGTTGTGGGAGCAACCGGAAGTTCACAATCCCTTCCAGCTCCGATTGCCACCGGAAAAGACAAGTGGGGCAATGCCACGCCTATTATAACGGCCaagtcaaaaatatttgagatCAACAACGTGAACGAGGTGGCCAAG GTGTGTATGTTGTACGAATCCACGAGTTCCAACAATCCCAAGTTCTATCTGCTGGAGCTGAGCACCCTCAgctggcagtttttggcggacACCTTTAGTGAATACCTTCGAATGGCCATCGCGCACCTGGGATTGCCGTACTGGGAGCTGTGCTTCTCCACCTGTGGCCTGCCCTCTTGGACGGAGCAGCTGTTTCTCCTCTTGGCACCTCATCTCCTTGAGGAGCACGAGCCACGACGTGGACGAGTACTGAATCCCGCCTGCGAGCATCCGTACAACATCATCGATCCGAACATTTTCCGTGGTAAACCAAAAAGCgtggcaaaagcaacagctaGCAGTACCaaacaaaatcataataaGTGA